A part of Bacillus rossius redtenbacheri isolate Brsri chromosome 1, Brsri_v3, whole genome shotgun sequence genomic DNA contains:
- the LOC134527113 gene encoding uncharacterized protein LOC134527113 produces MRRGTVGTVVTVVTVVTVGTVVTVGTVGTVGTVVTVVTVGTVVTVVTVVTVGTVGTVGTVVTVVTVGTVVTVGTVVTVGTVGPVGTVGTVVTVGTVVTVGTVVTVVTVGTVVTVVTVVTVGTVVTVGTVGTVGTVVTVGTVVTVGTVVTVGTVVTVVTVGTVGTVGTVVTVGTVVTVGTVGTVVTVGTVGTVGTVGTVGTVGTVVTVGTVVTVGTVVTVVTVGTVGTVGTVGTVVTVGTVVTVGTVVTVVTVGTVGTVGTVGTVVTVGTVVTVGTVGTVVTVGTVVTVGTVGTVGTVVTVGTVGTVVTVVTVGTVVTVGTVGTVVTVGTVVTVGTVVTVVTVGTVGTVGTVGTVGTVGPVGTVGTVGTVGTVVTVVTVGTVGTVVTVGTVGTVVTVVTVGTVVTVGTVVTVCTVVTVGTVGTVVTVGTVGPVGTVGTVVTVGTVVTVGTVVTVVTVVTVGTVVTVGTVGTVGTVVTVGTVVTVGTVVTVGTVGTVVTVGTVGPWAQWSRVFGLGGLAPAARLFLYPHSSVSTRPLASSGDPSTAQRLGSRDVILTILVVKVEDCVEQSRADTPACAETRGECGARRLPTRLPRDTSPRGLRLGAAALWTRRELRSFMAGEKVGVDVGVV; encoded by the exons GCGGGGCACAGTGGGCACAGTGGTCACAGTGGTCACAGTGGTCACAGTGGGCACGGTGGTCACAGTGGGCACAGTGGGCACAGTGGGCACAGTGGTCACAGTGGTCACAGTGGGCACAGTGGTCACGGTGGTCACAGTGGTCACAGTGGGCACAGTGGGCACAGTGGGCACAGTGGTCACAGTGGTCACAGTGGGCACAGTGGTCACAGTGGGCACAGTGGTCACAGTGGGCACAGTGGGCCCAGTGGGCACAGTGGGCACAGTGGTCACAGTGGGCACAGTGGTCACAGTGGGCACAGTGGTCACAGTGGTCACAGTGGGCACAGTGGTCACAGTGGTCACAGTGGTCACAGTGGGCACGGTGGTCACAGTGGGCACAGTGGGCACAGTGGGCACAGTGGTCACAGTGGGCACAGTGGTCACAGTGGGCACAGTGGTCACAGTGGGCACAGTGGTCACGGTGGTCACAGTGGGCACAGTGGGCACAGTGGGCACAGTGGTCACAGTGGGCACAGTGGTCACAGTGGGCACAGTGGGCACAGTGGTCACAGTGGGCACAGTGGGCACAGTGGGCACAGTGGGCACAGTGGGCACAGTGGGCACAGTGGTCACAGTGGGCACAGTGGTCACAGTGGGCACAGTGGTCACGGTGGTCACAGTGGGCACAGTGGGCACAGTGGGCACAGTGGGCACAGTGGTCACAGTGGGCACAGTGGTCACAGTGGGCACAGTGGTCACGGTGGTCACAGTGGGCACAGTGGGCACAGTGGGCACAGTGGGCACAGTGGTCACAGTGGGCACAGTGGTCACAGTGGGCACAGTGGGCACAGTGGTCACAGTGGGCACAGTGGTCACAGTGGGCACAGTGGGCACAGTGGGCACAGTGGTCACAGTGGGCACAGTGGGCACGGTGGTCACAGTGGTCACAGTGGGCACGGTGGTCACAGTGGGCACAGTGGGCACAGTGGTCACAGTGGGCACAGTGGTCACAGTGGGCACAGTGGTCACGGTGGTCACAGTGGGCACAGTGGGCACGGTGGGCACGGTGGGCACAGTGGGCACAGTGGGCCCAGTGGGCACGGTGGGCACGGTGGGCACAGTGGGCACGGTGGTCACAGTGGTCACAGTGGGCACAGTGGGCACAGTGGTCACAGTGGGCACAGTGGGCACAGTGGTCACAGTGGTCACAGTGGGCACAGTGGTCACAGTGGGCACAGTGGTCACAGTGTGCACAGTGGTCACAGTGGGCACAGTGGGCACAGTGGTCACAGTGGGCACAGTGGGCCCAGTGGGCACAGTGGGCACAGTGGTCACAGTGGGCACAGTGGTCACAGTGGGCACAGTGGTCACAGTGGTCACAGTGGTCACAGTGGGCACGGTGGTCACAGTGGGCACAGTGGGCACAGTGGGCACAGTGGTCACAGTGGGCACAGTGGTCACAGTGGGCACAGTGGTCACAGTGGGCACAGTGGGCACAGTGGTCACAGTGGGCACAGTGGGCCCA TGGGCACAGTGGTCTCGTGTGTTTGGGCTGGGAGGCCTCGCCCCAGCAGCGCGGCTGTTTCTCTACCCGCACAGCTCCGTGTCGACCCGACCTCTGGCGTCCAGCGGCGACCCGAGCACCGCACAGCGGCTCGGGTCGCGGGACGTGATCCTGACGATA ctggttgtGAAAGTAGAGGATTGTGTAGAGCAGTCCCGGGCAGACACGCCTGCCTGTGCCGAGACACGTGGGGAGTGCGGGGCTCGCCGCCTGCCGACACGCCTCCCGCGCGACACGTCTCCGCGGGGACTGCGCCTCGGCGCCGCTGCATTATGGACGAGACGCG AACTTCGCTCCTTCATGGCAGGGGAGAAGGTGGGCGTGGACGTGGGCGTGGTCTAG